The genomic segment AAGCTGAAAACGAACAAAAAATTGCCACTCAAAGGCTTTATATTGGAGGAATTGCAGGTATTTTACTGCTTGCTTTAGTTGGAATTGGTTTTATTTATAGAAGCCAACAAGAAAAGAAAAAGGCAAATCTTATCTTACAAGAAAAAAACGACGAGATTAGCTTCCAACAAGCTCAAATTTTAGAACAAAATCATGAATTAGCCATTGCTGTTAATGAGATTGAGCATAAAAATGAACAGATTACCTCAAGTATCACGTATGCCCAACGCATACAAAAGGCTATTCTTCCCAATGTAGTGCATATTCAGAATGCCTTGCCTAAATCCTTTGTTTTTTTCCGTCCTCGTGATATTGTAAGTGGAGATTTTTATTTTTTCCATCACTTTAAAGAAGAACAAAAAACTATTCTTGCAGCCGTAGATTGTACAGGACATGGCGTTCCGGGGGCTTTTATGTCTATGATAGGAAATGAGATTTTGAGTAGGGTTGTAGCCGAAAATAATATTACTTCCCCAGCCGAAATTCTCAATCGTTTGAATAAAGGTATTACCACAGCTCTACACAAAGACGAGACGAATATCCATGATGGAATGGATTTAGCCCTTGTTACCATAGATAAAAAAGCAAACACACTCACTTTTGCAGGAGCAAAGAATCCTATTTTTTATATTCAAAACGATGCTATGAATGTGATAAAAGGCGACAAAATGCCTATTGGAGGTTCAGATAAAGAACATAAAAGCGACTTTACAGAACATGTAATTGATATTTCTACTCCTACCACATTCTATATTTTTTCTGATGGTTTTCAAGACCAATTTGGAGGAGCGCAAGGACGTAAATTTATGGTTAAGAATTTCAGAAACTTGCTTTTAGAGATTCATTCAAAAGACTTTCCAGAACAAAAACAAATTCTTTCACAAACTTTCAAAGATTGGATAGGCAAAGAACACAAACAAATTGATGATGTACTTGTGATTGGAGGAAGAGTTTAAAAATCAAACCCTAGCCATCAGAAAAGTAATATCATCTCGTTGAGTTTCATTTCCTTGATGGCTATCTATAAAAGATTCTATGTTTTGCTTTTGAGTCGCTAAATCTTGATGTTTTACCTTATCTATAAACCCAAATACATTTTGGCTACCAATACGTTCCATAGTTGAGTTATTTTGGTCAGCTATGCCATCTGTAAAAAGATAGATGAGTTCATTTTTCTCTATCTCAATTATTTCTTGTTCGAAAGTCCTGACATTTTCTTTCTGCCTGCCTCCTACCGATTTTCGTGTTCCCCTAATGATTTTCAGCATTCCTTTTTGCGTGTAATACATAGGGCGTTTTGCTCCTGAATACACAATTTTGAAAGTTCCATCTTTGTTTTCTATAACCAAACAAACCGAAATATCCATTCCATCTTGATTTACCATTACGTTTTCGTCTAGTTTGTCCTGTCTTAAAAGTGTTCTTATTCCTTCATGAAGTTCTTTCAAAATAAATTTAGGCTCTATTATCTGTCTTTGATTTACAATTTCATTGAGAAGTCCATTTCCAATCAAGGACATAAAAGCTCCTGGAACGCCGTGTCCTGTACAGTCTGAAACTGCCAAAATTCTAGCTGTTACTTTGTCTTTCAAACTTTCATTAAAAAATGTTGTATTTTCTAATTGTTTTTTTGTTAGTTCTATCTTAGAAAACCAGTAAAAATCTCCAGACACACCACTTGCAGGGCGATAAATAACTTCACACTCTGAAAAATTGTGATACATTGTATTGTGTACAGACAAAACAGATTGCTGGATAGTTTGAGCATAGCGAATGCTGTCAGTTAGTTTTTCATTTATACTGTGTGTTTGTGCATTAGCTATATCTAGTTGAGTATATGTTTCTGCATTTTTCAATGCAATAGAAATATAAGTAGCCAGCGACTTTAAAATAGTAACATGTCTGTTCGTATAGGCATTTTTTTCAAAACTCTGAACGGTCAGTACTCCTATTTTTCTTATTTCTCCTTTATCTAAAATAGAAAGTGGAACATATAAAATAGACTGTGGTTCTTCGCCTTCTATAAGCTCTCCCAATTCAGAAATATATTTACCATATTCTTTTTCTAAATCATTGATAAAAACAACTTCTTGTTTTTTCAAAGCCCAGTTTCCAATTCCTTCTACATCTATTTTCTCACTATGGTCTGGTAAAATTTTACCTTTTTCGATATAGCCTGTATAATAAAGTTCGTTTTTTTCTTTTCTATAGAGTCCAATTCCAAAACCCTCTACTGGCATAATACTTTGAATACGTTCATATATTTGTCTTATCACTTCTTTGAGTTCTAACACAGAAGTAATCTCTTGACCGATAGTGGTAAGTATATTCAGATTTTGATAAGACGTTTCTAAATTATCATTGAGTTGTTTTAAAGAGTTATTTTGTTTTTCAATCTCATCACGTTGTGCCAAAATTTCTTCTTGTTGTTGCTCTAGTTCTTCATTTTTCACCAAAATTTCTTGATTTTTTCCGTGTAAATCATCATTTATAGACACTAACTCCTCATTTTTTACTTTTATTTCTGCTGTACGTTCCTTTACAGTTTGCTCTAATTTTAGATTACGTTTTTCTATTTGTGCTATTCTATTTTTATATAATAAATATCCTACAGTCAAAACAATCAAAGGCGCAACTATCAAAAACCACCATGTCTTGTAGAAAGGAGGTGTTACTTTTATAAAAATAGATTTCTCCTCACTCCAAACTCCGTCTGCATTGGTTGCTTTTATTTTGAATGTATATTTTCCTGCTGGCAAACTTGTATAAGTAGCAAATTTTCTATCAGCATCTGTATAGTGCCAATTTTCATCATATTCTTCCATTTTGTAGGCAAAATGAGTTTTTTGAGGAAGAAAATAATTAAGTGCTGTAAAATCAAACTCTATAACCCTATCTTGATGTGATAAAATAATTTCTTTTACTTGATTGATAGATTTTTCTAATGGAGAATCTTTATGAAGCGAATCTCTAACTACAACACTTTTACCGAAAAGTTTGAAGCCTGTAAATGCCATTTTTGGAGCAATGCTGTTTCTCTTTAAATAATTGGGATGAAAAGCATTGAACCCTTCCTTTCCTCCCATAAAAATTACGCCATTGGGCAGGCGAGTAAGCGCACCACGTTTGAAGTCATTAGACTGAAGTCCGTCTAGTTTGTTATAGTTAGTAAATTGTGATTGTCTTTTGTTTTTCTGTGTTTTGTTAAAAAAAGAAAGACCCTTATTGGTAGTCAGCCATAGATTACCATTTGTATCTTCTTCAATGGCTTGAATTACATCAGAAGGAAGTCCATTTTTTTCTGTTAGATGTTCGAAACTAAAACTATTGTTATCTTCATTATTGAGCCAATTCAAACCTCCATTTGTTCCTATCCAAAGTGTATTGTTTTTATCTTCAAAAATTGCATTGATTTGATTGTGGCTAATCGAATTTGATTTCTCAACTTCGTTCAATATCCTTTTAAAATTGTTTTTTTCTTTATCATAGAGGTGTAGTCCATTTCTTGTTCCTACCCAAAGTCTATTTTTAGAATCTTGCAAAACTGCCGTAACGTAGCCATCATTCAATGAAGTAGAATCATTAGATTGTGGAAAAAAATGCTCAAAATCTTGTGTTTCTTTATCATATTTTGCCAGTCCGTAGAGCATTCCTACCCAAATATTCCCTTCCTTGTCTTCTCCTAATGCTGTTATTTTATTTCCTTTTAATGCTTCAGGACGGTTTCTGTCCGTTTCAAAAACGGTTACATTACTTTTTTGAGTTTTTGTATTTGTTTCTAGCTTGGCTAACCCTTGCCACGTTCCGACCCAAAGTGTATTATCTTTCGCTCTCAATAATGTCGTGATAAGTCCATCCAAAACTGGAGGTATTTTTTTGCCTACCAAATAATCTATTGAAGTGATTTTTTGATACTCATTTTCAAATTTTATTTTTTCTAGTCCTTTTTCCGTAGCAAACCAAAGCACAGAGTCATTTTCATATTCAATATCCCAAACCTCTGAACCTTTAAAAACTTCTGTGTTTCCTTTCCAAAGTCTAAATTGTTGATTTTGAGGAGAAAAATACTCTATTCCCTCCGAATAAAGTCCAAGCCATATTCCTCCCATAGCATCAGCGTAGATATCCCAAGCTAAGGCTTCCTTCAAACCAAACTCAAAATCTTCTACTCCATATTTTGTAATGAAATTACCTTCTTTGTCGTATTTGAAAACTCCAGCTCCGAAGGTAGAACACCAAATATTTCCCTCTGTGTCTTGTGCTGCTGCTGTGATAGGTGGTGTATAGATTTTCTTTACAAACTGCTCCTTTTCTGTATCAAAAATATAAATTCCTTCGTCCCACGTCAGAATCCAAAGTCTATTTTTTTTGTCTAAAAACAACTTTGAAATACTTGCCTTTCCGTCGTCATTAGAAAAGTAAAAATTTTTGAAAGATTTTTTTTCTCTATCAAAAAGTTGTAAGATAGTAGTAGCCACCCAAACTTTATTCTGAGGGTCTATTTTGATAGCAGAAACTTCATTGCTATAAAGCGATGTACTATCTTTTTCATCATTTAAAAATGTATCAAACTCTCCTTTCTCTACATCTAATACTTGTAAACCTCCACGCTTTGTTCCTATCCAAACGAATTCCTGCCCTTTATCTTGTTCCACTGCAAGTGCTTGAACTGTAACATCTGAAAGGGTATTATCCTTTCGTTGTATCTTTCTATTAATAGCAACAGGATAATGATGAAACACTTTACTTTGATAATCAAAATAGTTTAAACCTCCATTATTTGTTCCAAGCCATATCTTTTCTGTCTCTTTATTTGGGTTGATACTTTGTGCCATTGCTAAAATGTATGTATCTGAAAGCCCTTTTGAGATTCCACCTTCTAGGGTAGGCGCACTTTTGTAACTTTGGAAAGAATAAGCATCAAAACGGCTTAATCCGTCTCTTGTTCCAAACCACATAAACCCATTTGAATCTTGCAAAATACATTTTACGCTATTATTTGAAAGTCCGTTGTCGGTGGAGTATTGTGTAAACAAAACAGATGGGCGCACAGGAGAAGCTGTGCTTTCTTGTGCAAAAGCAACAGAACTGCACACCAATAGGAATACTACGACAAACAAAAAACGCATAGTAAGAAAATAATATGAAGCAAAAATATGAGTTTATCAGATGCTTTATGAAGTTACTAATTTAGATAAAATTAACTTTCTTAACTGTTTAAGCTAGGCATCTCTAAATGAAAATACAAATTTTCCCATAAAAAAACTATTCTTGAGGTCAAAATATTAGACAAAATCAAGAATAGTTTAGATAAAATAAATTTCTGCTATTATTTCCCTATTGCTTTTTCTTCTTACCAAGTGTTATTTTAAAACCGAAAAGTGTTGTTTCTTCGTCTTTCAGCTTGTCTCTAACTTTTTTGAGGTCTTCTTCCATCGGCAAGTCTTCTGGTTTTATGCCTGTTTCTTTTTCAAAGGCTTCCCTAATGGTCTGATTCGAATTTTTATGAGTTTCTTTGATAGATTCTTCTCCTCTAATTTTGGGGTCTGTTCCCACCTTAAATTTTGTAAATAGAGTAGCTAAGTTTTTAGAACCAATGGTTACGGCTGGCATAAAATCAGAAACATTCCTTTCTTGAGGAATTTCGTTTTGTTCTTTGAGTTCTTTGGGCGAAGTCCCTCCAAAAAGTGTTTTGTCGCCTTCATTTCTGATGCGTTGAAAGCCAGCTTTGCTTACACCTCTTTCATCGGCAAGCTGATAGAGTTCGTACTCATTTTTTGCCAAAATTCGGCGTTGGCGCAAACGCTCTCTGTTTTGGATTTCTTCCTCCAAAAGCTCGGCTTTTCTAGTTTGTAAGGCAAAATAAGTTTGAGCAAAAGCTACTTCTTGTTTGCGAGCATCTCCATTTTGAGCAATTAGATAACAAGCATAACGAGAAAGCAAATAGTCCATTTTCATACGGCTACTTACTCCTGTCTTTACTTTTTTATCTTTTCTCAAAAAATGAAAATCTACATCTTGTTCACTATTTATACAAGCTGTTTGTGCTTTGGCAATAGCACGTTCGAAGTTTTCCCACTTCGAATATTTCAATAACTTTTGAAGCGTTCGGGCAGACCAAACTTCATTTCCATTGCCGTCTTTGAGTGCAGCATTTTCAAAAGCCGATTTGAGTACCGTGATATTTTGATTATCCATAATTTAAGAAGATTGATAAATGTTGTAAAATTCAGTTTCGTACGCCATTCTTCCAAAATAGAATAATGGAACTACTCTAAACCTTGTCGTCAAGCTAGAAGCCTAACCTACATATTGCTAATATTACTATCTAATATACAAAAATTTTAGCTAAAATCATAGTATTTCTTTATTTTTAAACAAGACTTTATCTTAAAGGTTTTTTCTGTAAAATTAGAAAACAAATTGAAATTTTGTACTTTTATAAAGACATAATTCTGAACCTTCAACGAGCCTATAAGCGTCGTTAAGGATAAAAAATTAGCTAAGCTGATTTTCCAATTTGTAATTAGCTTAGCTGCTTCAATAGGTCGTAATTAAATAATTCGTAATTGACTAATGGATACTTTCAAACTATTTTTTCGCCGTTTTTTATATGTACTTGGCTTTTTTGCTGTCATTTTTTTGGGTGTCATAATTTTTTGGCTTTTCAAAGGGATTCCTATTGTGTCTCTTGACCCTTTCAATTATGTTCCATCCAGTGCAATGTACATTTTAGAAACAGACGAACCTATTGAGAGTTGGGAAGATATAAGCAGTTCTCATCTTTGGAAACATCTTCAAAAACAACCCTATTTTGCTGAACTTACAAAAGATGCTATTTCCTTAGATACGCTCATTCACCAAAATAGAGAAATTGTAGATTTATTAGGAAAAAGACAAGTTTTGGTATCCTCTCACATTCATAAACAAGGAGATTACGATTTTTTATTTATTGTTGATTTAAAACGAGAAATAAATTCAGTAGCTCAAAAAATTATAGGAAAAGTAATGCTGAGTGTGGAAGATTCATCTAATTATGAATACAAAGAAAACCAAATCTATCTCATAAAAAATACAGTAGATAATTCGCAATGGGCAATTTCGGTAAGAAAACATTTACTTCTTTGTTCACAAACACCAGCTTTGGTAGAAGCTGCTTTAGATGCAAGAGAAGACCCTAATAATTTTGAAAATAATCGTCGTTTTAAGAAAGTCGTATCAAAAACATCCTCTCAAAATATAGGAAATTTGTATATCAATTATGATTTGATGGATGAGTTCTTAGGGCTTTATACAGAAGAATCCAACCCCTATTTGAATGATATATCAGAAGCTCTGTTTTTCTCTGGGCTAAATTTGGATTTAGAACAAATAGGCGAAGCTGATGACCCGAATGCTTCTACTTTGGTAAAAATGGTTGGTTCAACTGTTATCAATGATTCGGTTCCTTCACATGTGAGTGCGCTCTTGCGCTCAGGTAGTAGCGATATTACGGCAGCAAGGGTAGTTCCACAGCGTTCGGCATTTTACTTTAGTGTAAATTTTGATGATTTTTTGAGTTATTATGACAAGTTTACGGAAGTTTTGCAGCAAAACCCTGAAGAATATCAAGAGTATCAAAATCAGATACGTACGGTTGAAAGAATTTTAGATATTGATGTAAGAGAGAATTTCTTTTCTTGGATTGGTTCAGAAATGGCTCTTATTCAGACAGAAGCCACACAAAATGTAGATAAAAAAGATGAGTATGCACTTGTTTTGAAGACAAAATCTATATCAGAAGCTACAGCACAGCTAGAATTTATTGGAGAAAAAATCCGTAAAAGAACGCCTGTAAAAGTAGTGGTTTCTGAACACCGAGGACATAAAATAAGTATGCTTGCCGTTAAAGGGTTTTTCAAACTCGTAATGGGGAAATATTTTGATAAGATAGAAAAGCCTTATTTTACTTTTATTGAAGACTATGTTATTTTTAGCAACAGTCCTAAAACGCTAAAAAATTTGATTGATGATTATGAAATGGGACTTACACTTGCTAAATCAGCTTCTTTTCAAAAATTTTTCAAAGAATTTGAGGAAGATAATTCCAACTTTTTTGCTTATGTAAATATGATGGCTGCTCGTCCACTATTAAAACGTTCGTTGGACAAAGAAACTTGGACAACTCTACAACAAAATGAAGATTATATTATTTCTCAGCCTCATTGGGGCTTTCAGCTTCGCCGAGATGAAACGCTTTTTTATGATACTCGCTTAGTAACAGTCTATGAAACACCCGAAACGGTACGGAAAAACTACCAACTAGCACAAGAAAAACGTAGTGAATTATTAAAACAACTCAATAGCAAAAATATTTTAGAAAAAATGTTTGGGTCAGAAGAAAAAATAGACCTTTTTGAGCAGCTTCAAACCATTCCAGAGTCCGAACTTATACAACTAGACGAAAATACGAGAAAACGACGCTTGATAGTTCAAACCAA from the Bernardetia sp. genome contains:
- the dinD gene encoding DNA damage-inducible protein D, encoding MDNQNITVLKSAFENAALKDGNGNEVWSARTLQKLLKYSKWENFERAIAKAQTACINSEQDVDFHFLRKDKKVKTGVSSRMKMDYLLSRYACYLIAQNGDARKQEVAFAQTYFALQTRKAELLEEEIQNRERLRQRRILAKNEYELYQLADERGVSKAGFQRIRNEGDKTLFGGTSPKELKEQNEIPQERNVSDFMPAVTIGSKNLATLFTKFKVGTDPKIRGEESIKETHKNSNQTIREAFEKETGIKPEDLPMEEDLKKVRDKLKDEETTLFGFKITLGKKKKQ
- a CDS encoding SpoIIE family protein phosphatase, giving the protein MRNYYLLVLLLFSCIFSLKAQFVTNDGQKLTVEMCVEKSKERENQGDYRGASDFLNKAALIHWDNKELQPAITYFQQSLGFNRKVNNQSGMYGIYSNLATIYADLEKFDSALIFFEKTLEGRKKQGAKEPIISAQINTAVILNNLKRHQEAAQHLLDGLEIAKESLDLEQMRSIYGMLAETYEKEGNQAKQMEYFNLYRNFHEMSQQRKMAVVSAEADKARLQAALAEAEKQRADLEIALKNSKLKEQEKSIETKNKALDKLESNFTKQELAFKVLQQETDLKDAKFAQEQAENEQKIATQRLYIGGIAGILLLALVGIGFIYRSQQEKKKANLILQEKNDEISFQQAQILEQNHELAIAVNEIEHKNEQITSSITYAQRIQKAILPNVVHIQNALPKSFVFFRPRDIVSGDFYFFHHFKEEQKTILAAVDCTGHGVPGAFMSMIGNEILSRVVAENNITSPAEILNRLNKGITTALHKDETNIHDGMDLALVTIDKKANTLTFAGAKNPIFYIQNDAMNVIKGDKMPIGGSDKEHKSDFTEHVIDISTPTTFYIFSDGFQDQFGGAQGRKFMVKNFRNLLLEIHSKDFPEQKQILSQTFKDWIGKEHKQIDDVLVIGGRV
- a CDS encoding DUF3352 domain-containing protein; translation: MDTFKLFFRRFLYVLGFFAVIFLGVIIFWLFKGIPIVSLDPFNYVPSSAMYILETDEPIESWEDISSSHLWKHLQKQPYFAELTKDAISLDTLIHQNREIVDLLGKRQVLVSSHIHKQGDYDFLFIVDLKREINSVAQKIIGKVMLSVEDSSNYEYKENQIYLIKNTVDNSQWAISVRKHLLLCSQTPALVEAALDAREDPNNFENNRRFKKVVSKTSSQNIGNLYINYDLMDEFLGLYTEESNPYLNDISEALFFSGLNLDLEQIGEADDPNASTLVKMVGSTVINDSVPSHVSALLRSGSSDITAARVVPQRSAFYFSVNFDDFLSYYDKFTEVLQQNPEEYQEYQNQIRTVERILDIDVRENFFSWIGSEMALIQTEATQNVDKKDEYALVLKTKSISEATAQLEFIGEKIRKRTPVKVVVSEHRGHKISMLAVKGFFKLVMGKYFDKIEKPYFTFIEDYVIFSNSPKTLKNLIDDYEMGLTLAKSASFQKFFKEFEEDNSNFFAYVNMMAARPLLKRSLDKETWTTLQQNEDYIISQPHWGFQLRRDETLFYDTRLVTVYETPETVRKNYQLAQEKRSELLKQLNSKNILEKMFGSEEKIDLFEQLQTIPESELIQLDENTRKRRLIVQTKDDTRYEYEVEGTIKNGIYREYKAGKLIIEGYYKNDKRDGKWRFYDQKGKLKERKRYKDGEESKFSLF
- a CDS encoding two-component regulator propeller domain-containing protein, translated to MRFLFVVVFLLVCSSVAFAQESTASPVRPSVLFTQYSTDNGLSNNSVKCILQDSNGFMWFGTRDGLSRFDAYSFQSYKSAPTLEGGISKGLSDTYILAMAQSINPNKETEKIWLGTNNGGLNYFDYQSKVFHHYPVAINRKIQRKDNTLSDVTVQALAVEQDKGQEFVWIGTKRGGLQVLDVEKGEFDTFLNDEKDSTSLYSNEVSAIKIDPQNKVWVATTILQLFDREKKSFKNFYFSNDDGKASISKLFLDKKNRLWILTWDEGIYIFDTEKEQFVKKIYTPPITAAAQDTEGNIWCSTFGAGVFKYDKEGNFITKYGVEDFEFGLKEALAWDIYADAMGGIWLGLYSEGIEYFSPQNQQFRLWKGNTEVFKGSEVWDIEYENDSVLWFATEKGLEKIKFENEYQKITSIDYLVGKKIPPVLDGLITTLLRAKDNTLWVGTWQGLAKLETNTKTQKSNVTVFETDRNRPEALKGNKITALGEDKEGNIWVGMLYGLAKYDKETQDFEHFFPQSNDSTSLNDGYVTAVLQDSKNRLWVGTRNGLHLYDKEKNNFKRILNEVEKSNSISHNQINAIFEDKNNTLWIGTNGGLNWLNNEDNNSFSFEHLTEKNGLPSDVIQAIEEDTNGNLWLTTNKGLSFFNKTQKNKRQSQFTNYNKLDGLQSNDFKRGALTRLPNGVIFMGGKEGFNAFHPNYLKRNSIAPKMAFTGFKLFGKSVVVRDSLHKDSPLEKSINQVKEIILSHQDRVIEFDFTALNYFLPQKTHFAYKMEEYDENWHYTDADRKFATYTSLPAGKYTFKIKATNADGVWSEEKSIFIKVTPPFYKTWWFLIVAPLIVLTVGYLLYKNRIAQIEKRNLKLEQTVKERTAEIKVKNEELVSINDDLHGKNQEILVKNEELEQQQEEILAQRDEIEKQNNSLKQLNDNLETSYQNLNILTTIGQEITSVLELKEVIRQIYERIQSIMPVEGFGIGLYRKEKNELYYTGYIEKGKILPDHSEKIDVEGIGNWALKKQEVVFINDLEKEYGKYISELGELIEGEEPQSILYVPLSILDKGEIRKIGVLTVQSFEKNAYTNRHVTILKSLATYISIALKNAETYTQLDIANAQTHSINEKLTDSIRYAQTIQQSVLSVHNTMYHNFSECEVIYRPASGVSGDFYWFSKIELTKKQLENTTFFNESLKDKVTARILAVSDCTGHGVPGAFMSLIGNGLLNEIVNQRQIIEPKFILKELHEGIRTLLRQDKLDENVMVNQDGMDISVCLVIENKDGTFKIVYSGAKRPMYYTQKGMLKIIRGTRKSVGGRQKENVRTFEQEIIEIEKNELIYLFTDGIADQNNSTMERIGSQNVFGFIDKVKHQDLATQKQNIESFIDSHQGNETQRDDITFLMARV